A single region of the Eublepharis macularius isolate TG4126 chromosome 14, MPM_Emac_v1.0, whole genome shotgun sequence genome encodes:
- the SC5D gene encoding lathosterol oxidase gives MDLVLNYADSCVLTPYVYPSTWPEENPFRQLISLFIITNLGGLAIYFLFGTLSYYFIFDHSLKKHPQFLENQVTREIKYSVKSLPWISVPTVAIFFAEVRGYSRLYDNIEDSPYGWFGVIFSMLSFLFFTDMCIYWIHRFLHHKLVYKRLHKPHHLWKVPTPFASHAFHPVDGFLQSIPYHIYPFLFPLHKVTYLGLYIFVNVWTISIHDGDYRVPDVLKQIINGAAHHTDHHLYFDYNYGQYFTLWDKIGGSFKNPTSFEGMGPHDYLKRLKESELSSMRNGCGDEKIPSRDSLKNK, from the exons ATGGATCTTGTTCTGAACTATGCAGACAGCTGTGTTTTGACGCCATATGTTTATCCATCAACATGGCCAGAAGAGAATCCTTTCCGGCAACTGATCAGCCTCTTCATCATAACAAACCTTGGTGGACTTGCCATTTATTTTCTGTTTGGCACTCTCAGCTACTACTTCATATTTGATCACTCTCTGAAGAAACACCCTCAGTTTTTAGAG AATCAGGTGACACGCGAGATAAAATACAGTGTCAAGTCACTGCCATGGATCAGTGTCCCCACTGTCGCTATCTTCTTTGCTGAAGTGAGAGGATACAGCAGACTGTATGATAACATTGAGGACTCTCCTTACG GTTGGTTTGGTGTTATCTTCAGCATGctgtcttttctcttcttcaccGATATGTGTATTTACTGGATTCACCGATTTCTGCATCATAAACTTGTATATAAG CGTTTGCACAAGCCTCACCATTTGTGGAAGGTCCCGACTCCGTTTGCAAGCCACGCTTTCCACCCCGTGGACGGCTTCCTTCAGAGCATCCCTTACCACATCTACCCGTTCCTTTTCCCTCTGCACAAGGTGACCTATTTAGGCCTCTACATCTTCGTCAACGTTTGGACCATCTCCATTCACGATGGAGACTATCGTGTTCCGGATGTGTTAAAGCAGATCATCAACGGGGCTGCCCATCACACCGATCACCACTTATACTTTGATTACAACTACGGCCAGTATTTCACCCTCTGGGATAAAATTGGAGGCTCGTTCAAAAACCCGACCTCTTTCGAAGGAATGGGGCCGCATGATTATTTGAAAAGGCTGAAAGAAAGCGAATTGAGCAGTATGAGAAATGGTTGCGGAGATGAGAAAATCCCAAGTAGAGACagtcttaaaaataaataa